Proteins found in one Candidatus Bathyarchaeia archaeon genomic segment:
- a CDS encoding PH domain-containing protein, translated as MEGEVIRVPRGIEKYKDIDLKLLPNESVERIVTVSPLSKMRGFILCGLLALFGFFLYTLFSMPKVTIQALVPPTILFLIIYFVWNSGEIESLKSILFKAIKYIIALVIISYILAYITSYLEPIVKAMDPAVDLGFSTDPTENIWRILSLFTSLINVLLMPYAPILRIAALGLSAISLILIALTYLECRGTLYYVTDRRVVVRRKFGTVQVTTLPLDGLVEVTAFQGFFGRIFGYGDIVLSMVSGGGVADSLAPQPVQPIGAFYQVKRRLEGVRNVWELKDLIIMLRDRYVEAIYLERIEGEVRRIREAVTGEKKATIRMGREEKETIQGRE; from the coding sequence ATGGAGGGCGAAGTTATAAGGGTTCCGAGAGGGATTGAAAAATATAAGGATATAGACTTAAAACTTCTGCCAAATGAAAGCGTTGAGAGAATCGTAACGGTATCACCGCTCTCCAAGATGCGGGGCTTCATCCTCTGCGGTCTACTGGCTCTCTTCGGCTTCTTCCTCTACACGCTCTTTAGCATGCCAAAAGTGACTATTCAGGCGCTTGTGCCTCCAACAATTCTGTTCTTAATAATATACTTTGTTTGGAACTCTGGTGAGATAGAGAGTTTGAAAAGCATCTTGTTTAAAGCAATCAAGTACATTATAGCTTTAGTCATTATAAGCTATATACTGGCTTACATTACATCATATCTCGAGCCAATAGTTAAAGCTATGGATCCAGCGGTTGATTTGGGTTTCTCAACCGACCCGACAGAAAATATATGGAGGATTCTGTCATTATTCACCAGCCTGATCAACGTGTTGCTTATGCCCTACGCCCCCATTCTAAGAATTGCAGCACTCGGGCTATCGGCCATCAGCCTCATACTTATTGCGCTAACATACTTAGAGTGTAGGGGCACACTTTACTATGTTACTGATAGGCGTGTCGTTGTTAGGAGGAAGTTTGGTACGGTTCAGGTTACAACGCTTCCGCTCGACGGCCTCGTTGAGGTAACAGCCTTCCAAGGATTCTTCGGGAGAATATTCGGATACGGCGATATTGTGCTGAGCATGGTGAGCGGGGGCGGCGTTGCGGACAGCTTGGCTCCCCAGCCAGTCCAGCCGATAGGAGCCTTCTACCAAGTTAAGAGGAGGCTTGAGGGCGTCAGAAACGTCTGGGAGCTAAAGGATCTCATTATAATGTTGAGGGACAGGTATGTTGAGGCAATATACCTTGAGCGCATAGAGGGAGAAGTCAGGAGAATAAGGGAGGCAGTTACGGGAGAGAAAAAAGCAACCATAAGAATGGGCAGGGAGGAGAAGGAAACTATTCAGGGTAGGGAATAA